A single Blattabacterium sp. (Mastotermes darwiniensis) str. MADAR DNA region contains:
- a CDS encoding UDP-N-acetylmuramoyl-L-alanyl-D-glutamate--2,6-diaminopimelate ligase, producing MKKLLEDILREVDVLKMIGFSSNKWIEGLSICSKMIKKKNMIFFAHKGTRTDGHRFIIEAIQNGANTIVCEKKPFLIQKSITYVLVQDSIIALGTISSNFYDNPTRKIKLVGITGTNGKTSVATMLHSLFYKMGEKTILISTIGIKILSKKFTTEHTTPNIIDINKYLNISMKQGCKYGFMEVSSHGIHQKRIEGLLFAGGVFTNITHDHLDYHQSFENYLSVKRFFFENYLQKNSFALINADDKNSHEIIKNVFAKTYFYGLKKKADFRIKILINNINGNRLIINGHSFFTGFIGEFNVYNLLASYATSILLGKNKHEILKTINTIKPIKGRCEQFFSNSGIRIIVDYAHNPDGIKTVLNTIKGIKKKEEKLICVIGCGGNRDKEKRSLMGKIVYETCDRSIFTSDNPREEDPEKILIDMKKFISNKKNKKDILTIVNRKLAIQTAIRIAKRKDIIVIAGKGHENYQEIQGKRYPFDDMKIAKKFLKNLRK from the coding sequence ATGAAAAAACTATTAGAAGATATTCTAAGAGAAGTAGATGTATTAAAAATGATAGGATTTTCTTCTAATAAATGGATAGAAGGGCTTTCGATATGCTCCAAAATGATAAAGAAAAAAAATATGATTTTTTTCGCTCATAAAGGAACAAGGACAGACGGACATAGATTTATTATAGAGGCTATCCAAAATGGAGCTAACACAATAGTTTGCGAAAAAAAACCTTTTTTAATCCAAAAATCTATCACTTATGTACTTGTGCAAGATTCAATAATCGCTTTAGGAACTATTTCTTCTAATTTTTATGATAATCCTACAAGGAAAATAAAATTGGTAGGAATTACTGGAACAAATGGAAAAACCTCTGTGGCTACCATGCTTCATTCTTTATTTTATAAGATGGGAGAAAAAACCATTCTTATTTCTACCATTGGAATTAAAATCTTATCTAAAAAATTTACTACTGAACATACTACTCCAAATATCATTGATATTAATAAATATTTAAATATTTCGATGAAACAAGGATGTAAATATGGATTTATGGAAGTGAGTTCACATGGAATTCATCAAAAAAGAATTGAAGGATTGTTATTTGCAGGAGGAGTATTTACCAATATTACACATGACCATTTAGATTATCATCAATCCTTTGAAAATTATCTATCAGTTAAAAGGTTTTTTTTTGAAAATTATTTGCAGAAAAATTCCTTTGCATTAATCAATGCAGACGATAAAAATTCACATGAAATAATAAAAAATGTTTTTGCTAAAACCTATTTTTATGGATTGAAAAAGAAAGCAGATTTTAGGATTAAAATTTTGATAAATAATATCAATGGAAATCGATTGATAATTAATGGTCATTCATTTTTTACAGGTTTTATTGGAGAATTTAATGTTTACAATCTATTGGCCAGTTACGCTACATCTATATTATTGGGCAAAAACAAACATGAAATATTGAAAACAATAAATACTATCAAACCTATAAAAGGACGTTGTGAACAATTTTTTTCAAATTCCGGAATTCGTATTATTGTGGATTACGCCCATAATCCAGATGGAATAAAGACAGTTTTAAATACTATTAAAGGAATCAAAAAAAAAGAGGAAAAATTAATTTGCGTAATAGGTTGTGGAGGAAATAGAGACAAAGAAAAACGTTCCTTAATGGGAAAAATTGTTTATGAAACATGTGATAGATCTATTTTTACATCGGATAATCCTAGGGAAGAAGATCCAGAAAAAATATTAATAGATATGAAAAAGTTTATATCCAATAAGAAAAATAAAAAGGATATTTTAACGATTGTTAATCGAAAATTAGCCATTCAAACCGCTATTCGAATTGCAAAAAGAAAAGATATAATTGTTATAGCAGGAAAAGGACACGAAAATTATCAAGAAATTCAAGGGAAACGTTATCCTTTTGACGATATGAAAATTGCTAAAAAGTTCTTAAAAAATTTAAGAAAATGA
- a CDS encoding penicillin-binding transpeptidase domain-containing protein yields the protein MKRKRYILLYKSYLIGCLFIFIASLIIFNLFHIQNCSEKYKKSVIGQTIRTNLIKAKRGNIYASDSSILAMSIIRYDIHIDFRSISEKVFRENISFLCDSLSSLFNKPKSFFYNKFQYEKKKGNRYFLLAKNLDYPHLKILRRFPIFNKGQIRGGFIVEKKTSRVHTLENIGKRTLGYDDHRGKAGLEGAFSKYLKGRDGKRLEQRISSKIWKPLDSVIDPEDGKDVYSTIDTSLQDIAYHALLKELYISHADHGCVVLMDVRSGEITAMINLERTKKNTYEDLRNFSVWEGNEPGSTFKTMAILAALEDKKIDTNMMVNTKGGVMELKGKIIRDSHYRGYVKMNPKQILENSSNVGIAKIIYENYKNHPEKFIEHLIKWKLDKKIGIDIPGESRPFIPKPGKKNWSSITLPWMTFGYNLKLTPLQILTFYNAIANEGKMIKPVFIREIKFHGKSVKKYTKPIVMNPSIASKESLKKIKNMLEGVVKNGTAKKYYHPEYPYAGKTGTTQLDYWIKSTPLSYNSSFVGYFPAKKPKYSCIVIISRPERGYYGIEAAVPVFDKIARYIYPIIGKKILDQTKVDNDLIKKIKESKNYYSLNHSLDQKRMPNVISFPGKEIIPLLENRGWNIRYQGIGKIIHQSLKPGNKLIKNKIIFLKLEE from the coding sequence ATGAAACGGAAAAGATATATTTTATTGTATAAATCCTACTTAATTGGTTGTTTATTCATTTTTATTGCCTCTCTAATTATTTTTAATTTATTCCATATTCAAAATTGTTCAGAAAAGTACAAAAAGTCTGTTATAGGACAAACAATTAGAACCAATTTAATTAAGGCCAAACGTGGTAATATTTATGCTTCAGATAGCAGTATTTTAGCCATGTCCATTATAAGGTATGATATTCATATTGATTTTAGATCAATATCGGAAAAAGTGTTTCGAGAAAATATTTCCTTTTTGTGTGATTCTTTGTCCTCCTTATTTAATAAACCAAAGTCTTTTTTTTATAATAAATTCCAATACGAAAAAAAAAAGGGAAATAGATATTTTTTATTAGCGAAAAATTTAGATTATCCACATTTAAAAATATTACGAAGATTTCCCATTTTTAATAAAGGACAAATACGAGGAGGTTTTATTGTCGAAAAGAAAACGAGCAGAGTCCATACACTAGAAAATATAGGAAAAAGAACATTAGGATACGATGATCATAGAGGAAAAGCTGGACTAGAAGGAGCCTTTAGTAAATATCTTAAAGGAAGGGATGGCAAACGATTGGAACAACGTATTAGCTCTAAAATATGGAAACCATTGGATTCAGTAATTGATCCAGAAGATGGAAAAGACGTTTATTCTACCATAGATACATCTTTACAGGATATTGCTTATCATGCCTTACTTAAAGAATTATACATTTCTCATGCAGATCACGGATGTGTTGTTCTCATGGATGTAAGAAGTGGAGAAATAACGGCTATGATTAATCTAGAAAGAACGAAAAAAAATACTTATGAAGATTTAAGAAATTTTTCGGTATGGGAAGGAAATGAACCTGGATCTACTTTTAAAACAATGGCTATTCTTGCAGCTTTAGAAGATAAAAAAATAGATACGAACATGATGGTGAATACAAAAGGTGGAGTTATGGAATTAAAAGGAAAAATAATACGCGATAGTCATTACAGAGGATATGTAAAAATGAATCCTAAACAAATATTGGAAAATTCTTCAAATGTAGGAATAGCAAAAATTATTTATGAGAATTACAAAAATCATCCAGAAAAATTCATAGAACATTTGATTAAATGGAAATTAGATAAAAAAATAGGAATAGATATTCCAGGAGAAAGTAGACCTTTTATCCCAAAACCTGGAAAAAAAAATTGGAGCAGTATTACGTTGCCATGGATGACTTTCGGATATAACCTAAAACTAACTCCTTTACAAATTCTCACTTTTTATAATGCTATTGCTAACGAAGGAAAAATGATTAAACCTGTTTTCATTAGAGAAATTAAATTTCATGGAAAAAGTGTTAAAAAGTATACCAAACCTATTGTTATGAATCCTTCTATAGCTTCAAAAGAATCCTTAAAAAAAATTAAAAATATGCTAGAAGGAGTCGTAAAAAATGGAACAGCTAAAAAATATTATCATCCAGAATATCCTTATGCAGGAAAAACTGGAACTACACAGTTAGATTATTGGATAAAAAGTACTCCTCTATCTTACAATAGTTCTTTTGTAGGGTATTTTCCTGCAAAAAAACCAAAATATTCTTGTATTGTAATCATTTCAAGACCAGAAAGAGGATATTACGGAATAGAAGCAGCAGTCCCAGTTTTTGACAAAATAGCTAGGTATATTTATCCAATAATAGGAAAAAAAATACTTGACCAAACGAAAGTAGATAATGATTTAATCAAAAAAATTAAAGAGTCCAAAAACTATTATTCATTGAACCATTCTTTGGATCAAAAAAGAATGCCTAATGTTATTTCATTTCCTGGAAAAGAGATCATTCCTTTATTGGAAAATAGAGGATGGAATATCCGATATCAAGGAATAGGAAAAATTATTCATCAGTCCTTAAAACCTGGAAATAAATTGATAAAGAATAAAATTATATTTCTTAAACTAGAAGAATGA
- a CDS encoding FtsL-like putative cell division protein, giving the protein METNIKDILKGKFLVKEYASRSWNFIVFVTVLSLISITSSHMMDRKIRIITNLGEEIKELKSEYVDIHSRCLQKQQYSVLNKLVNINGLKYLEEPPYELIVEEEKQ; this is encoded by the coding sequence ATGGAAACTAATATAAAAGATATACTGAAAGGAAAGTTTTTAGTGAAGGAGTATGCATCTCGTAGTTGGAATTTCATTGTCTTTGTTACTGTACTATCTTTAATAAGCATAACAAGTTCCCATATGATGGATCGAAAAATTAGAATAATTACAAATCTTGGAGAAGAAATAAAAGAATTGAAATCTGAATACGTGGATATACATAGTCGATGTCTGCAAAAGCAACAATATTCCGTTTTGAATAAATTAGTAAATATTAACGGGTTAAAATATTTAGAAGAACCTCCATACGAATTGATTGTAGAAGAAGAAAAACAATAA
- the rsmH gene encoding 16S rRNA (cytosine(1402)-N(4))-methyltransferase RsmH gives MNLKPYHKPVLIKESIDNLVTDRNGIYIDVTFGGGGHSYEILKRLDKGATLIALDQDKESIKNNLIKDGRFHLFHKNFIHLKQVLKVLHIKKVSGLLADLGLSSLQMDNPIRGFSHQLNCTLDMRMNQENTYSALHVLNEYSKKELIHVFYKYGEFKNAAKISEKILARRLKKPIKTTFDLRNIFILKKSSFKERKRFFARLFQSIRMEVNNEINILKDLLLKSSEIILPGGRISVISYHSIEDRITKYFLKRGFFFKETNNIDTIPFKIIHKKVIKPSPQEIRENPRSRSARLRIAEKL, from the coding sequence ATGAATTTAAAACCTTATCATAAACCAGTTCTAATAAAAGAAAGTATAGATAATCTTGTTACAGATAGAAATGGAATTTATATCGACGTTACATTTGGTGGTGGAGGACATTCTTATGAAATTTTAAAAAGATTAGATAAAGGAGCTACTTTAATAGCTTTGGATCAAGATAAAGAATCCATAAAAAATAATCTCATCAAGGATGGACGATTCCATTTATTTCACAAAAATTTTATACACCTAAAACAGGTATTGAAAGTTCTTCATATTAAAAAAGTGTCAGGTTTATTAGCTGATTTAGGACTATCCTCTTTACAAATGGATAACCCTATAAGAGGTTTTTCTCATCAATTAAATTGTACTTTGGATATGAGAATGAACCAAGAAAATACTTATTCGGCTTTACATGTTCTCAATGAATATTCAAAAAAGGAATTAATTCATGTATTTTACAAATATGGAGAATTCAAAAATGCAGCAAAAATTTCTGAAAAAATATTAGCAAGACGTTTAAAAAAACCCATTAAAACAACCTTCGATTTAAGGAATATTTTTATTCTAAAAAAATCATCTTTTAAGGAAAGAAAAAGATTTTTTGCTAGACTTTTTCAATCCATCCGAATGGAAGTTAATAATGAAATAAATATTTTAAAAGATCTTCTACTAAAATCTTCTGAAATAATTCTACCAGGAGGTAGGATTTCCGTAATTTCATATCATTCAATAGAAGATAGAATTACCAAATATTTTCTTAAAAGAGGTTTTTTTTTTAAAGAAACAAACAATATAGATACAATTCCATTTAAAATTATCCATAAAAAAGTAATCAAACCAAGTCCTCAAGAAATTAGAGAAAATCCAAGATCAAGAAGTGCTAGATTAAGAATTGCGGAAAAACTATAA
- the tgt gene encoding tRNA guanosine(34) transglycosylase Tgt → MKFSLIKTDRFSKARAGIIETDHGKIETPIFMPVASKGSVKSIPKHELYDIGSKIILGNTYHLYFRPGIEVLHHAGGIHSFMNWKESILTDSGGFQVYSMRKSNKKTEDGVIFKSFINGSSHFFSPEKSMEIQRFIGGDMIMAFDDFPPYPCSYKEAKDSLKITHFWLKRCCSYLKSHPEKYNYKQSFFPIVQGSIYTDLRRYSAEEISLLETEGNAIGGLSLGEDKEKTQYITDIVTDILPKDKPRYLMGVGNPVDILEGISLGIDMFDCVIPTRNGRHGTLFTWKGVLNIKNKKWEKDFSCLDELGNSYVDKNYSKSYVRHLFSSKEYLAKQIASIHNLSFYFNLIKVARNHLMKNTFYSWKKSTIPLLQERL, encoded by the coding sequence ATGAAATTCTCTTTAATCAAGACGGATAGATTTTCTAAAGCAAGAGCAGGTATAATAGAAACAGATCATGGAAAAATAGAAACTCCTATTTTTATGCCAGTAGCTTCAAAAGGAAGTGTAAAATCCATACCAAAACATGAACTATACGATATAGGATCAAAGATTATTCTCGGGAATACTTATCATTTGTATTTTCGTCCTGGAATTGAAGTATTACATCATGCAGGAGGAATTCACTCCTTCATGAATTGGAAGGAATCCATATTAACAGATAGTGGAGGTTTTCAAGTTTATTCTATGAGAAAATCGAATAAAAAAACCGAAGATGGTGTAATATTTAAATCTTTTATTAATGGTTCTTCCCATTTTTTTTCTCCTGAAAAATCTATGGAAATCCAACGTTTTATAGGTGGGGATATGATTATGGCTTTTGATGATTTTCCGCCTTATCCATGTAGTTATAAAGAAGCAAAAGATTCTCTAAAAATAACACATTTTTGGTTAAAAAGATGTTGTTCTTACTTAAAAAGTCATCCAGAAAAGTATAATTACAAACAAAGTTTTTTTCCCATTGTTCAAGGAAGTATTTATACCGATCTAAGAAGATATTCTGCGGAAGAGATATCCTTATTGGAAACTGAAGGCAATGCTATAGGAGGTTTAAGCTTAGGAGAGGATAAAGAAAAAACACAGTATATTACCGATATAGTTACCGATATTTTACCTAAAGATAAACCTAGATATTTAATGGGGGTAGGAAATCCTGTAGATATTTTAGAGGGAATATCTCTTGGGATAGACATGTTTGATTGTGTGATTCCTACAAGAAATGGACGTCATGGAACCTTATTCACCTGGAAAGGGGTTCTGAATATCAAAAATAAAAAGTGGGAAAAAGATTTTTCCTGTTTGGATGAATTAGGAAATTCTTATGTAGATAAAAACTACAGCAAATCTTATGTAAGACATCTTTTTTCTTCAAAAGAATATTTGGCCAAACAAATTGCTTCCATACACAACCTTTCTTTTTATTTTAATCTAATAAAAGTAGCTAGGAATCATCTGATGAAAAATACCTTTTATTCTTGGAAAAAATCTACAATTCCTTTATTACAAGAACGTTTATAA